From one Lycium ferocissimum isolate CSIRO_LF1 chromosome 5, AGI_CSIRO_Lferr_CH_V1, whole genome shotgun sequence genomic stretch:
- the LOC132057650 gene encoding protein RKD2-like has protein sequence MTMQNLQELERGGGNGMEQKDVINLLEEEKKKMEEFPDMELQEKTKRLRQSCFKANYKRRRLMGMAELQASFGTYCNGSPVADNNAAIGYGHREEDDDDEVIKSLLADCFTSSRPTLHD, from the coding sequence ATGACGATGCAAAATTTGCAGGAATTGGAGAGGGGGGGAGGGAATGGTATGGAGCAAAAGGATGTGATAAATTTATTagaggaagagaagaagaagatggaagAATTTCCAGATATGGAACTTcaggagaaaacaaagagattAAGGCAATCCTGTTTCAAGGCTAACTACAAGAGGAGAAGGCTTATGGGTATGGCAGAATTGCAGGCTTCTTTTGGTACTTACTGCAATGGTAGTCCAGTTGCAGACAATAATGCGGCTATTGGTTATGGCCATAGagaggaagatgatgatgatgaagtcATTAAGTCTCTTCTTGCTGACTGTTTCACTTCCAGTAGACCAACCTTGCATGActga